In the genome of Cinclus cinclus chromosome 35, bCinCin1.1, whole genome shotgun sequence, one region contains:
- the LOC134055834 gene encoding atherin-like → MSWPYPASCQLSSGAQHGLTLPIAPTEALGKSDADAENPPSTPRVFCPQDVRRTCMIGTVVTLFTVPLAMVLCYVGFRWWKGRKHRPAAAPAPWPRRRHSPSPPGSPRTVRFDSSQTWPQRQQSPRKAEHQPSVPPPRPPSPAMKRKPPEIPPPPPLPSQPPWSS, encoded by the exons ATGTCCTGGCCGTATCCAgcgagctgccagctcagcagtggagcacagcacgGGCTCACGCtccccattgctcccacagaAGCACTTGGCAAGTCAGATGCAGATGCTGAGAATCCACCGAGCACCCCAAGAGTTTTCTGCCCCCAGGATGTGCGCAGGACCTGCATGATAGGCACAGTAGTGACACTGTTCACTGTGCCACTTGCCATGGTCCTGTGCTATGTCGGGTTCCGGtggtggaagggaagaaaaca tcgccctgctgcagctccagcaccctggCCAAGAAGGCGCCACTCTCCGTCGCCCCCAGGGAGCCCAAGGACCGTCCGGTTTGACAGCTCTCAGACATGGCCTCAGCGGCAGCAGTCACCCAGGAAGGCAGAACACCAGCCCTCCGTGCCTCCCCCACGGCCCCCCAGCCCAGCTATGAAGCGGAAGCCCCCCGAGATCCCCCCACCTCCACCCCTGCCGAGCCAGCCGCCCTGGTCCAGCTAG